One window of the Diospyros lotus cultivar Yz01 chromosome 12, ASM1463336v1, whole genome shotgun sequence genome contains the following:
- the LOC127787697 gene encoding B3 domain-containing protein Os03g0120900-like, whose product MPESTSSQGFYGEDDRVTKMQLAFSSPSSNSSPSSSSLPRCGENGDGLGVLVKKEHMFGKVVTPSDVGKLNRLVIPKQHAEKFFPLDSSTTDKGLLLNFEDRSGKPWRFRYSYWSSSQSYVMTKGWSRFVKDKKLHAGDVVSFHRGVGESAKDRLFIDWKHRPRPPELPHLFSFRRSIQPWTNQPPFSPAIYLRSAPADVIRPLVQSGEPHEPVIFESVPVRAQGKAAAAVKRVRLFGVNMECPISENDGNAPCNNPYSAMAPPISSSWIPPLQLRLRNSSNLFDNEDDI is encoded by the exons ATGCCAGAGAGTACTAGCAGCCAAGGGTTTTATGGAGAGGACGACAGGGTCACGAAGATGCAACTGGCTTTCTCTTCCCCTTCATCTAATTCGTCACCATCGTCTTCTTCCCTTCCGAGATGCGGTGAAAATGGCGATGGGCTCGGTGTTCTAGTGAAGAAAGAGCACATGTTCGGGAAGGTGGTGACGCCAAGCGATGTCGGGAAGTTGAACCGGCTGGTGATCCCCAAACAGCACGCCGAGAAGTTCTTCCCGTTGGATTCTTCGACCACCGACAAGGGCCTGCTCTTAAACTTCGAGGATCGGAGCGGGAAGCCATGGCGATTCAGATACTCCTACTGGAGCAGCAGCCAGAGCTACGTCATGACCAAAGGCTGGAGCCGCTTCGTCAAGGACAAGAAACTCCACGCCGGCGACGTCGTCTCCTTCCATCGCGGAGTCGGCGAGTCGGCCAAAGATCGACTCTTCATCGACTGGAAGCACCGCCCACGGCCGCCGGAGCTTCCCCATCTCTTCTCCTTCCGCAGATCCATTCAACCTTGGACGAATCAACCCCCCTTCAGCCCCGCAATTTACCTGAGATCAGCACCGGCAGATGTGATCAGGCCACTGGTACAAAGCGGGGAGCCTCATGAACCCGTAATATTCGAGTCAGTGCCGGTTAGGGCCCAGGGAAAGGCTGCAGCGGCTGTAAAGAGGGTGAGGTTGTTCGGGGTGAACATGGAATGCCCCATTTCAGAGAATGATGGAAATGCCCCATGTAATAATCCCTATTCTGCAATGGCGCCTCCCATTTCTTCCTCTTGGATTCCGCCGCTCCAATTGAGGTTACGCAATTCGTCCAACTTGTTCGACAACGAAG ATGATATATAA